Proteins co-encoded in one Capnocytophaga ochracea DSM 7271 genomic window:
- the rplD gene encoding 50S ribosomal protein L4 produces the protein MEVAVLNIQGKETGRKVTLSDAVFGIEPNNHVVYLDVKRYLANKRQGTHKAKERNEVAGSTRKIKKQKGTGTARAGSVKSPVFVGGGRIFGPRPKDYTQKLTKNVKRLARRSALSAKVQNQALVVVEDLNFDAPKTKDFTAVVKSLGLENKKSLFVLPNTNNNVYLSSRNVPTSSVVTASELNTYQLVNASNVVLTESSVAVLESILTK, from the coding sequence ATGGAAGTAGCAGTATTAAACATACAAGGAAAAGAAACAGGTAGAAAGGTAACCCTTTCTGATGCTGTGTTCGGTATTGAGCCTAACAATCACGTAGTATACTTAGATGTTAAACGCTATTTAGCTAACAAACGTCAAGGTACTCACAAGGCTAAAGAAAGAAACGAAGTTGCTGGAAGTACTCGCAAAATCAAAAAACAAAAAGGTACTGGTACAGCTCGTGCAGGTAGCGTAAAATCTCCTGTATTTGTGGGTGGTGGACGCATATTCGGTCCTCGTCCTAAAGACTATACACAAAAACTTACTAAAAACGTAAAACGCTTGGCTCGCCGTTCTGCCCTCAGCGCTAAAGTGCAAAACCAAGCCCTCGTTGTAGTTGAAGATTTGAATTTCGACGCTCCAAAAACTAAAGATTTCACCGCAGTTGTAAAATCTTTGGGCTTAGAAAATAAAAAATCACTTTTTGTGTTGCCAAATACAAATAATAACGTATATTTGTCCTCTCGTAATGTACCTACTTCAAGCGTAGTAACTGCTTCAGAATTAAACACTTATCAATTAGTGAACGCTTCAAATGTAGTACTTACTGAGAGCTCAGTAGCAGTTTTAGAGTCAATTTTAACAAAATAA
- the rpsG gene encoding 30S ribosomal protein S7 yields MRKRQAKKRPLLPDPKFNDQLVTRFVNNLMWDGKKSVAFKVFYDAIDIVEQKKNNDEKSALDVWKDALSNVMPHVEVRSRRVGGATFQIPMQIRPDRKVSMAMKWLIGFARKRNEKSMAQKLAAEIIAASKEEGAAVKKKMDTHRMAEANKAFSHFRF; encoded by the coding sequence ATGAGAAAAAGACAGGCTAAAAAACGCCCCCTTTTACCAGACCCTAAGTTTAACGACCAATTGGTTACGCGTTTCGTGAATAACCTTATGTGGGACGGTAAAAAGTCAGTGGCTTTTAAAGTATTCTACGACGCAATTGATATCGTAGAACAAAAGAAGAATAACGACGAAAAGTCGGCATTAGATGTTTGGAAAGACGCTCTTAGCAATGTGATGCCTCACGTTGAGGTGCGTTCACGTCGCGTGGGTGGTGCTACCTTCCAAATTCCTATGCAAATCCGCCCAGACCGTAAAGTGTCTATGGCGATGAAATGGCTCATCGGTTTCGCTCGTAAACGCAATGAGAAATCAATGGCTCAGAAATTGGCTGCCGAAATTATCGCTGCCTCTAAAGAAGAAGGTGCTGCTGTGAAGAAAAAAATGGATACGCACCGTATGGCTGAAGCTAACAAAGCATTCTCACACTTTAGATTTTAA
- the rplC gene encoding 50S ribosomal protein L3, protein MSGLIGKKVGMTSIFDENGKNIPCTIIEAGPCVVTQVRTKEVDGYDALQLGFDDKAEKRATKAELGHFKKAGTSVKKKVVEFQGFEDNYKLGDTITVDFFTEGEFVDITGVSKGKGFQGVVRRHGFGGVGQTTHGQHNRLRAPGSVGASSYPSRVFKGMRMAGRMGAEKVTVQNLKVLKVVAEKNLLVVKGCIPGHKNAYVTIHK, encoded by the coding sequence ATGTCTGGGTTAATCGGAAAAAAAGTAGGAATGACCAGTATTTTTGATGAGAACGGAAAAAATATTCCTTGTACCATCATCGAAGCAGGTCCTTGCGTAGTTACCCAAGTCAGAACCAAAGAGGTTGATGGCTATGATGCTCTTCAACTTGGTTTCGATGACAAAGCAGAAAAACGTGCTACCAAAGCAGAGCTTGGTCACTTCAAAAAAGCAGGTACTTCTGTAAAGAAAAAAGTTGTTGAATTCCAAGGTTTTGAAGACAATTACAAATTAGGTGATACTATCACCGTAGATTTCTTCACCGAAGGAGAGTTTGTGGATATCACAGGCGTTTCTAAAGGTAAAGGTTTCCAAGGGGTGGTACGTCGCCACGGTTTTGGCGGAGTAGGTCAAACTACTCACGGTCAGCACAACCGCCTCAGGGCACCAGGTTCAGTAGGTGCTTCGTCTTACCCTTCTCGCGTATTCAAAGGTATGCGTATGGCTGGACGTATGGGAGCTGAAAAGGTAACAGTACAAAACTTGAAAGTATTGAAAGTGGTTGCTGAGAAAAATCTTTTAGTCGTAAAAGGTTGTATTCCAGGTCACAAAAATGCTTACGTAACTATTCACAAATAA
- the rpsC gene encoding 30S ribosomal protein S3: MGQKTNPIGNRLGIIRGWESNWYGGNDYGDKLAEDDKIRKYVLARLSKASVAHVIIERTFKLVTVTITTARPGIIIGKGGQEVDKLKEELKKITGKDIQINIFEIKRPELDAALVAASIARQIEGRVSYKRAIKMAIASAMRMNAEGIKVMISGRLNGAEMARSESFKEGRIPLSTFRADIDYAIDEAHTTYGRMGIKVWIMKGEIYGKRELSPLVGMTKKATGGNFSGKSTDKPTGAPKRARRKK, from the coding sequence ATGGGACAAAAGACAAATCCAATCGGAAATCGCCTAGGAATTATCAGAGGATGGGAGTCTAACTGGTATGGAGGCAATGATTACGGAGATAAACTCGCTGAAGACGATAAAATCAGAAAATATGTTCTCGCTCGTTTATCTAAAGCTAGTGTTGCTCACGTGATTATCGAACGTACTTTCAAACTTGTAACCGTTACTATCACCACCGCTCGCCCTGGTATCATCATCGGTAAAGGCGGTCAGGAGGTAGACAAGTTGAAAGAAGAACTTAAGAAAATCACCGGTAAAGACATCCAAATTAACATTTTTGAAATCAAACGCCCTGAACTTGATGCTGCTCTCGTAGCTGCAAGCATCGCTCGCCAAATCGAAGGTCGTGTTTCTTACAAACGCGCTATCAAAATGGCTATCGCTTCTGCTATGCGTATGAACGCCGAAGGTATCAAGGTAATGATTTCAGGTCGTTTGAATGGAGCTGAAATGGCTCGTTCCGAAAGCTTTAAAGAAGGTCGTATCCCTCTTTCAACCTTTAGAGCTGATATCGATTACGCTATTGACGAAGCTCACACTACATACGGTCGTATGGGAATCAAAGTGTGGATTATGAAAGGCGAAATCTATGGTAAAAGAGAACTATCACCACTCGTAGGTATGACTAAAAAAGCCACTGGTGGAAATTTCTCTGGTAAATCAACTGACAAGCCTACTGGTGCACCCAAAAGAGCGCGTCGCAAAAAGT
- the rplB gene encoding 50S ribosomal protein L2, which translates to MSVRKLKPITPGQRFRVVNEFDTITTDKPEKSLLVPLKKTGGRNNQGKMTMRYIGGGHKKKYRIIDFKRNKFGVDAKVVSIEYDPNRTAFIALVQYTDGEKRYIIAPAGLKVDQVIVSGQENIAPEIGNAMPLSQIPLGTVISCIELRPGQGANIARSAGTFAQLMAKDGKYATVKLPSGETRMILLTCLATIGAVSNSDHQLVLSGKAGRSRWLGRRPRTRAVVMNPVDHPMGGGEGRATGGHPRSRKGIPAKGYRTRSKTKASNKYIVERRKK; encoded by the coding sequence ATGTCAGTTAGAAAATTAAAACCGATTACCCCTGGTCAGCGTTTTAGAGTAGTAAACGAATTCGACACCATTACTACTGATAAGCCGGAAAAGAGCTTGCTCGTTCCGTTGAAAAAGACCGGTGGTAGAAACAATCAAGGAAAAATGACCATGCGTTACATTGGTGGTGGTCATAAGAAAAAGTACCGTATCATCGACTTCAAACGAAACAAATTCGGCGTAGACGCCAAAGTAGTTTCTATCGAGTACGACCCAAACAGAACAGCGTTTATTGCTCTCGTTCAATATACCGACGGTGAAAAGCGTTACATCATCGCTCCCGCTGGTTTGAAAGTAGATCAAGTAATCGTTTCAGGTCAAGAAAACATCGCCCCTGAAATCGGTAACGCAATGCCGCTCTCTCAAATCCCTCTCGGTACTGTAATTTCTTGTATTGAATTGCGCCCTGGACAAGGAGCTAACATCGCTCGTTCTGCAGGAACTTTTGCTCAACTAATGGCAAAAGATGGTAAGTATGCTACTGTAAAGCTACCTTCAGGTGAAACTCGTATGATCCTCCTCACTTGCCTCGCAACCATAGGAGCCGTATCAAACTCTGATCACCAATTGGTACTTTCAGGTAAAGCAGGTCGCTCACGCTGGTTAGGACGCCGTCCTCGTACCCGTGCAGTAGTTATGAACCCTGTCGATCACCCAATGGGTGGTGGTGAAGGTCGTGCTACCGGTGGTCACCCACGCTCACGTAAAGGTATCCCAGCGAAAGGTTATAGAACTCGTTCTAAAACCAAAGCAAGTAATAAGTATATTGTAGAACGCAGAAAAAAATAA
- the rpsS gene encoding 30S ribosomal protein S19, with the protein MARSLKKGPYVHYSLEKKIQQNIQSGKKNVIKTWSRASMITPDFVGQTIAVHNGRQFVPVYITENMVGHKLGEFSPTRSFRGHAGAKNKGKK; encoded by the coding sequence ATGGCACGTTCATTAAAAAAAGGACCTTACGTTCACTATAGCTTGGAAAAGAAAATCCAACAAAATATACAGTCTGGTAAGAAAAACGTTATCAAAACTTGGTCACGCGCTTCTATGATTACTCCAGACTTCGTTGGCCAAACTATTGCAGTTCACAACGGTCGTCAGTTTGTCCCTGTATACATCACTGAAAATATGGTGGGACATAAATTAGGAGAATTTTCACCTACTCGTTCCTTCCGTGGACACGCAGGTGCAAAAAATAAAGGTAAAAAATAA
- the rpsJ gene encoding 30S ribosomal protein S10 yields MGNQQKIRIKLKSYDHNLVDKSAEKIVKTVKATGAVVTGPIPLPIHKKIFTVLRSPHVNKKAREQFQLSSHKRLLDIYSSSSKTIDALMKLELPSGVEVEIKV; encoded by the coding sequence ATGGGTAATCAACAAAAAATAAGAATAAAGTTAAAATCTTACGACCATAACTTGGTAGATAAATCTGCTGAGAAAATCGTAAAAACAGTAAAAGCAACAGGTGCAGTAGTTACAGGTCCTATTCCATTACCTATACACAAGAAAATCTTTACTGTGTTGCGCTCACCTCACGTAAATAAAAAAGCACGTGAACAGTTCCAATTGAGCTCTCATAAGCGTCTTTTAGATATCTATAGCTCTTCATCAAAAACTATTGATGCTTTGATGAAATTGGAATTGCCAAGTGGTGTAGAAGTAGAAATCAAAGTTTGA
- the rplV gene encoding 50S ribosomal protein L22 — protein sequence MGVRKKLRADEIKEAKKSLAFAKLNNCPTSPRKMRLVADLVRGQQVDKALAILKFNQKEAAARLEKLLLSAIANWQAKNEDANLEEAGVFIKEIRVDGGAILKRLRPAPQGRAHRIRKRSNHITLVLGAKNFNTES from the coding sequence ATGGGAGTTAGAAAAAAATTAAGAGCAGACGAAATTAAAGAAGCTAAAAAAAGCTTGGCTTTCGCGAAGTTAAATAACTGCCCTACTTCTCCTCGAAAAATGCGCTTAGTAGCGGATTTAGTACGTGGACAGCAAGTAGACAAAGCCTTGGCTATTTTGAAATTCAACCAAAAAGAAGCAGCCGCTCGTTTAGAAAAATTGTTGCTTTCAGCTATCGCTAACTGGCAAGCTAAAAACGAGGACGCTAACTTGGAAGAAGCAGGAGTATTCATCAAAGAAATCCGCGTGGACGGTGGCGCTATTCTTAAACGCTTACGCCCAGCTCCACAAGGAAGAGCACACAGAATTAGAAAACGCTCTAACCACATAACTTTGGTGCTTGGAGCTAAAAATTTTAACACAGAAAGCTAA
- the fusA gene encoding elongation factor G, with translation MSRDLKYTRNIGIAAHIDAGKTTTTERILFYTGKTHKIGEVHDGASTMDWMEQEAERGITIQSAATTCKWNFPTENGKPTADAKEYHFNIIDTPGHVDFTVEVNRSLRVLDGLVFLFSAVDGVEPQSETNWRLADNYKVPRIGFVNKMDRQGANFLNVCNQVKDMLKSNAVPIVLPIGDEADFKGVVDLIKNRAIVWHEENSGSTFDIVEIPADMKEDVAKYRAQLIEEVAGYDEGLLEKFMEDESSITEDEIHKALRAAVMDMAIIPMVCGSSFKNKGVQFMLDAVCRYLPSPLDKEAIEGTNPETGEPALRKPAVDAPFAALAFKIATDPYVGRLAFFRAYSGHLDAGSYVLNTRSNNKERISRIYQMHANKQNPIEYIEAGDIGAAVGFKDIKTGDTLCDEKYPIVLESMVFPDPVIGIAVEPKTKADVDKLGMALAKLAEEDPTFQVKTDQASGQTIISGMGELHLDIIVDRLKREFKVEVNQGQPQVEYKEAITAKADHREVYKKQTGGRGKFADIVFRMEPAEEGKVGLEFVNEIKGGNIPKEYIPSVEKGFKEAMKNGPLAGFEMDAMKIVLIDGSFHPVDSDSLSFELAAKLGYKEAARAAKAVLMEPIMKLEVITPEENMGDIVGDLNRRRGQVNNMDDRNGAKVIKAFVPLSEMFGYVTALRTLSSGRATSTMEFSHYAETPSNIADEVIKNARGN, from the coding sequence ATGAGTAGAGATTTAAAATATACAAGAAACATAGGTATTGCCGCGCATATCGATGCCGGTAAAACTACAACTACTGAACGTATCCTTTTCTATACTGGTAAAACGCACAAAATCGGTGAAGTACACGATGGTGCTTCTACTATGGACTGGATGGAACAAGAAGCTGAACGCGGTATCACTATCCAATCAGCAGCGACAACTTGTAAATGGAACTTTCCTACCGAAAATGGTAAACCTACCGCCGATGCTAAAGAGTATCACTTCAACATTATCGATACCCCAGGTCACGTCGATTTTACCGTTGAGGTAAACCGTTCCTTACGTGTACTCGACGGCTTAGTATTCCTTTTCTCTGCCGTTGATGGGGTAGAACCTCAATCGGAAACCAACTGGCGTTTGGCTGATAACTACAAAGTACCTCGTATTGGGTTTGTAAACAAAATGGACCGTCAAGGAGCTAACTTCCTCAACGTTTGCAACCAGGTAAAGGATATGCTAAAATCTAACGCTGTGCCTATCGTATTGCCTATCGGTGACGAGGCTGACTTTAAAGGCGTTGTAGATTTGATTAAAAATCGCGCCATCGTATGGCACGAAGAAAACTCAGGTTCTACTTTCGATATAGTAGAAATTCCTGCTGATATGAAAGAGGATGTAGCCAAATATCGCGCTCAATTAATTGAAGAAGTAGCGGGCTATGACGAAGGATTACTTGAGAAATTTATGGAAGATGAAAGCTCAATTACTGAAGACGAAATCCATAAGGCATTGCGCGCAGCAGTAATGGATATGGCTATCATTCCTATGGTATGCGGTTCATCATTTAAAAATAAAGGGGTACAATTTATGCTTGATGCGGTATGTCGTTATTTGCCATCACCGCTTGATAAAGAAGCTATTGAGGGTACTAATCCTGAAACAGGTGAGCCTGCACTCCGCAAGCCAGCCGTTGACGCTCCTTTTGCAGCCTTGGCATTCAAGATTGCTACTGACCCTTACGTAGGTCGTTTAGCATTCTTCCGCGCTTATTCTGGTCACCTCGATGCAGGTTCTTATGTGTTGAACACTCGTTCAAACAACAAAGAGCGTATCTCTCGTATCTACCAGATGCACGCTAATAAACAAAACCCTATCGAATATATTGAAGCTGGTGATATAGGGGCTGCAGTAGGTTTTAAAGATATCAAAACGGGTGATACCCTTTGCGATGAGAAATATCCTATCGTACTCGAAAGTATGGTATTCCCTGATCCAGTAATCGGTATCGCTGTAGAGCCTAAAACAAAAGCCGACGTTGATAAATTAGGTATGGCTTTAGCTAAACTCGCTGAAGAAGACCCAACCTTCCAAGTAAAAACGGACCAAGCCTCTGGGCAAACTATCATTTCTGGTATGGGTGAGTTACACTTGGATATCATTGTAGACCGTCTCAAACGTGAGTTCAAAGTAGAAGTAAACCAAGGACAACCTCAAGTAGAGTATAAAGAGGCTATCACTGCTAAAGCTGACCACCGCGAAGTTTACAAAAAGCAAACAGGTGGACGTGGTAAATTTGCCGACATCGTATTCCGTATGGAACCAGCCGAAGAAGGCAAAGTAGGTCTTGAGTTCGTAAACGAAATCAAAGGTGGTAACATTCCTAAAGAGTATATCCCATCAGTTGAAAAAGGTTTCAAAGAAGCAATGAAAAATGGACCTTTGGCAGGATTCGAAATGGATGCGATGAAGATTGTTCTTATCGATGGTTCATTCCACCCTGTCGATTCAGACTCATTGTCATTCGAGTTGGCAGCCAAATTGGGGTACAAAGAAGCTGCTCGTGCTGCAAAAGCTGTATTGATGGAGCCTATTATGAAATTGGAAGTTATTACTCCAGAGGAAAATATGGGTGATATCGTAGGAGACTTGAACCGCCGTCGTGGTCAAGTAAACAATATGGACGACCGTAACGGTGCCAAAGTAATTAAAGCATTTGTTCCACTATCTGAAATGTTCGGTTATGTAACAGCGCTTCGCACTCTTTCATCAGGTCGTGCTACTTCTACAATGGAGTTCTCTCATTATGCTGAAACTCCTTCAAACATTGCAGACGAAGTAATTAAAAATGCCAGAGGCAACTAA
- the rpsL gene encoding 30S ribosomal protein S12: protein MPTISQLVRKGRTRITKKSKSVALDSCPQRRGVCTRVYTTTPKKPNSAMRKVARVRLTNGNEVNAYIPGEGHNLQEHSIVLVRGGRVKDLPGVRYHIVRGALDTAGVAGRTQRRSKYGAKRPKPGQAAPADKKKK, encoded by the coding sequence ATGCCAACAATTTCACAATTAGTACGAAAAGGAAGGACCAGAATTACCAAGAAGAGTAAATCGGTTGCTTTGGATTCGTGCCCACAACGCCGAGGTGTATGTACACGTGTGTACACCACAACGCCTAAAAAGCCGAACTCAGCTATGCGTAAAGTAGCTCGTGTTCGCTTGACTAATGGCAATGAGGTGAACGCTTACATACCTGGTGAAGGTCACAACCTCCAAGAACACTCGATAGTATTGGTACGAGGCGGAAGGGTAAAAGATTTACCAGGTGTTAGATACCACATTGTTCGTGGTGCTCTCGATACGGCTGGTGTAGCAGGTAGAACGCAACGCCGTTCTAAATACGGTGCAAAACGCCCTAAACCAGGACAAGCAGCTCCCGCCGACAAAAAGAAAAAGTAA
- the rplW gene encoding 50S ribosomal protein L23 → MSVLIKPVNTEKANENSELRNCYTFVVAKDANKIQIKNEVEATYGVKVKSLRTLNYGPKRSTRYTKTGLQMAKTNAVKKAVVQVEDGTIDFYSNI, encoded by the coding sequence ATGAGCGTATTAATTAAACCTGTAAATACAGAAAAAGCAAACGAAAATAGCGAGTTGAGAAACTGCTATACATTCGTAGTAGCTAAGGACGCTAACAAGATTCAAATCAAAAATGAAGTTGAAGCTACTTATGGCGTTAAAGTGAAATCCCTACGTACCCTTAACTACGGCCCTAAACGATCTACTCGTTATACAAAAACAGGCTTGCAAATGGCTAAAACCAACGCTGTGAAAAAAGCAGTAGTGCAAGTAGAAGATGGAACTATAGATTTTTATAGTAATATATAA